GACCGGCCCCGGCAATGCCGGCGCTCCTCCTAAAGCCGCTCCTAAAAAGTTCAGCGACTTCGTTACCGCTAAAGCGGTAGCCGACTCCGGTTTGTTCAATATCTACAAACAGGACGACCGTTTCATGTTCGAAATCCCTGACGCGCTCCTCGGCCGCGACATCCTCGTAGTGAACAGGATCACCAAAGCCTCTGCCGACATGCGCGCAGGCATGAGCGGTTATGCAGGCGACCAGATCAACGAAAACGTGATCCGCTTCGAGAAAGGCCCTAACAACAGGATCTTCCTCAAAAACATCTCTTTCTCCGAAAGGTCTAAGGATACTTCTATGCCGATGTACAACGCGGTAATGAACTCTAACCTGCAGCCAATCGTTGCTTCTTTCGATATCAAAGCCTTTTCAAAAGGTAACAACGGTAGCGTAATCGACCTAACCGAGTACATCGCCGGCGATAACGACATCCTGTTCTTCGACAGTCGTACCAAATCGTCGCTCCGCCTCGGTGGTGCACAGCCCGACAAATCTTATATCGTGGACGTAAAATCGTACCCGATGAATACCGAGATCAGAACGGTGAAAACGTACAGCAAATCCGGCGGTGGCGGTCAAATGCCCGGCATGCCTTCTCCAGGTGGTGGCGGCAACGCTACGGTGGAACTGAACAGCTCTATCGTACTGCTGCCTGCTAAGCCTATGCAGCCCCGTTACTTCGATCCGCGCGTAGGTTACTTCGCTACAGGTTACACCGACTTCGACGCGAACCAGCAAGGCGTTAAAAAAATCGGCATGATTACCCGCTGGCGCCTCGAGCCTAAGGACGAAGACCGCGAGAAATGGCTGAAAGGCGAACTCGTGGAGCCTAAAAAACAAATCGTGTACTACATCGATCCGGCTACGCCTGTTAAATGGCGCAAATACCTGATCCTGGGTGTAAACGACTGGCAGGGTGCTTTCGAACAGGCTGGCTTCAAAAACGCGATCGTGGCTAAAATGGCCCCTACCCGTGCAGAAGATTCTACCTGGAGCCTCGAAGACGCACGCTACTCTGCGATCGTTTACAAACCTTCCGATATTCCTAACGCCAGCGGCCCGCACGTACACGATCCCCGCTCCGGCGAAATCATCGAAACGCACATCAACTGGTACCACAACGTAATGCACCTGCTGCGCAACTGGTACCTCGTACAATGTGCTCCAAACGATCCCCGCGCACGTACTATGCAGTTCGACGATGAACTGATGGGCGACCTGATTCGCTTTGTATCCAGCCACGAGGTGGGTCACACGCTGGGCCTGCGTCACAACTTCGGTTCCAGCTCGGCCTTCCCGGTAGAGAAACTGCGTGATAAAGAATGGGTGAAAGCCAATGGCCACGCTCCTTCTATCATGGACTACGCCCGCTTTAACTACGTAGCACAGCCTGGCGACGGTATGACCGGCTCCGACCTGTACCCACGCATCAACTTTTATGATAAATGGGCAATCGAGTGGGGTTACAAAAATGTACCCGGCGCTAAATCTGCAGACGAAGAAACGCCTATCCTGAACCAGTGGGTAATCAACAGGATGAAGGATAAAAAATATTGGTTCGGTACAGAAAGCAATCCCGATGATCCACGCTCCCAGAACGAAGACCTGGGCGACAACGCGATGAAAGCGGGTGCATACGGTATCAAAAACCTGCAGCGCATCATCCCTAACCTTATTACCTGGACTAAAACGCCAACAGAAGGTTATGCGGATCTGAATGAAGTATACGGCGAAGTAGTAGGCCAGTTCTACCGCTACATGGGCCATGCGGCTAAAAACATCGGTGGCATCTACGAAACACCTAAAACTTCCGACCAGGAAGGTGCCGTGTACGAAATCGTACCGAAAGCTACGCAGAAAGAGGCAGTAGCCTTCCTGCAGGCGCAATTGTTCACCACACCAAAATGGCTGATCAATACAGACATCCTGAGCCGCACTAACGGTAATGCGACCAGCATTATCCTGCAAAGGCAGGAGCTGATCCTGAACAGGATTATGGGCACCAATACACTCACTAAACTGGTAAACGCACAGGCTAACTACGGCGCCAAAGCCTACCCGGTTGACGAGTACCTGTCCGACCTGAAACGTGGCATCTTTAAAGAAGTAGCTGCCGGTCAAAAGATCGACGTATTCCGTCGTAACCTGCAAAAGGCTTACGTGGAATCTGCGATCTCTATCATTAAGCCAGCGCCTGCGGCAAGCAGCAACCCGCTTTCGATGATGATGGGCGGTCCTGCTCCGGCTAACGCTGCAAAAAGCGACGTTGCCAGCGTAACCCGCGCTCACCTTGTTTCCCTGCGTAATGAACTGCGTGCTGGCGCCGGCAATGCCGATGCTATGAGCCGCTACCACATCCAGGACCTGGTGGAAAGAATCAACAACACCCTCGATCCTAAATAAGATCGTTCGGCTAACTTATACGAAAATCCCCGGTCGCTTTTGGCCGGGGATTTTTTATGCATTTAATCCTCTTTTTTCCTCTCTTCAGCCCCCGTTGTGTCACTCTCTTCAACGGCAGCGCGCTATCCCCTGAACCGGTACTTACATGGCGCTATCATAATACTAAAGTCCTTGCCCTTCGTATATTCTCCGTCCAGGTGTACATCCAGCGGCGCGGGGGATGAAATACGGATGCCGCGGGTGCGTACTTTCGATATAAAGGGAACGCCTTCATGTTCGCCGCGCCTTACCTTATGCAGGTTAAACAGGCGGTCGCGCAGGGTAATTTCGCGGATGAATACTACGTCCAGCATTGCGTCGGCCATATCTGCATCGGGTGCCACCTGGAAGCCACCGCCGTACGACGATCCGTTGGCGATGGCTATCATAAAGTAATAGCCGTTAAAGGCACCGTTATCGGTGGTAATACTCAGGTAGCGTTCTTTATACGAAAACAACAGGGGCAACACCTTGGCATAATATGCGAGGCCGCCGGAAAACCAGCTGCCGTTCCGCATGGCCTTCACCACCCTCCCATCAAACCCAAGCCCTACGCCGTTTACAAAAATGCGGTCGTTGCAAATACCGGCGTCCAGCCAGCGCACCCTCCCTTCTATGGCAACACGTAATTGCTCTTCCACCCCCAGCCGCGCGCCCTGCAGGGCACAGGCGAAGTCGTTCCCCGTGCCGGAGCTGATCAGGCTGATGGGGATGATAATGTCGCCAAAATGATTAGCCACGTAGTTCATGGTGCCGTCGCCACCAATCACCAGCAAATCAGTGAACGTACTAAGGGAAGGCGGCAGGTCGTGGTCGAATATGGCGTACAGAATGCCTTGTTTCTCGAAGGTGGAACATACCTTCTGAAGAATGCTGCGCATAGCACCTTTGCCGGCTCGTGCATTGCCGTATATAGCGAAATTTCGGGGAAGAGCGTCAGGTGTAAACATGGGGAACAGGGATGGTTACTAAAGTTAAGGATAAATTCATTAATATAGCTGCCGATTCAAGCTTCCAATGTGAAAGAACGTAACAACACCAATAAGATCACGATCTACGACATCGCGAACGCACTAAGCCTTTCAGCTTCCACGGTATCGAGAGCATTGCAGAACAATCCCCTCATCAACGAGGAAACCAGGGAAAAGGTGCAGCAAATGGCCACAGAAATGGGCTATGTACCTAACTGGATCGCCTCCAGCCTCCGAAAAAAGCGGTCCAATATCATTGGCCTCATTGTGCCCCGTACCTCCATGTACTTCCAATCTACCGCCATCAGCGGCATCCAGCACGAAGCCCACAAATACGGCTTCAGTATTGTGATTGGCCAGTCGGACGAAACGGTGGCAATGGAAAAAGAACTGGTGCATACTTTTTACTCCCTGCGCGTAGACGGACTGCTCGCCGTATCGTCGATGTTCACCACGAACTTCGACCACTTCAATCCCTTTATCAAAAACAATATTCCGCTCGTGTTCTACGACCGCGTGCCGGAGGATTTTGCGGGGTACACCATTACCGGCGACGACTTCAAAGGCGGTTTCCTGGCTACCGAGCACCTTATCGAACAAGGGTGTAAACGTATTGCTCACTTCTCGGGTCAGCTAACCTGTAACCTTTACCAGCAGCGCCTGGCGGGGTATAAAGCAGCGCTTGAAAAATACGACATCCCGTTCGATGAATCGCTGGTATATACGCATAACCTTACCCTGGACGCAGCCATCGAGGCAAGTGAACAAATGTTATCAGGTCCACAATTGCCTGACGGATTATTTTCCGCCAATGACATGTCGGCCGTTGGTTTTATACAGGAAGCCCGCCGCCGTAACATTGCCGTGCCCGAGCAGGTGAAAGTGGTAGGTTACTCGAACGACCTGTCGTCCCGCATTATCAGCCCCTCGCTTACCACGGTGGAGCAATCGG
This genomic interval from Chitinophaga horti contains the following:
- a CDS encoding zinc-dependent metalloprotease, producing MHLQGKFVKAVTGIICATCIFTANADAQRKKKKDQPSQAPAQSAPRRDTTARPMTGPGNAGAPPKAAPKKFSDFVTAKAVADSGLFNIYKQDDRFMFEIPDALLGRDILVVNRITKASADMRAGMSGYAGDQINENVIRFEKGPNNRIFLKNISFSERSKDTSMPMYNAVMNSNLQPIVASFDIKAFSKGNNGSVIDLTEYIAGDNDILFFDSRTKSSLRLGGAQPDKSYIVDVKSYPMNTEIRTVKTYSKSGGGGQMPGMPSPGGGGNATVELNSSIVLLPAKPMQPRYFDPRVGYFATGYTDFDANQQGVKKIGMITRWRLEPKDEDREKWLKGELVEPKKQIVYYIDPATPVKWRKYLILGVNDWQGAFEQAGFKNAIVAKMAPTRAEDSTWSLEDARYSAIVYKPSDIPNASGPHVHDPRSGEIIETHINWYHNVMHLLRNWYLVQCAPNDPRARTMQFDDELMGDLIRFVSSHEVGHTLGLRHNFGSSSAFPVEKLRDKEWVKANGHAPSIMDYARFNYVAQPGDGMTGSDLYPRINFYDKWAIEWGYKNVPGAKSADEETPILNQWVINRMKDKKYWFGTESNPDDPRSQNEDLGDNAMKAGAYGIKNLQRIIPNLITWTKTPTEGYADLNEVYGEVVGQFYRYMGHAAKNIGGIYETPKTSDQEGAVYEIVPKATQKEAVAFLQAQLFTTPKWLINTDILSRTNGNATSIILQRQELILNRIMGTNTLTKLVNAQANYGAKAYPVDEYLSDLKRGIFKEVAAGQKIDVFRRNLQKAYVESAISIIKPAPAASSNPLSMMMGGPAPANAAKSDVASVTRAHLVSLRNELRAGAGNADAMSRYHIQDLVERINNTLDPK
- a CDS encoding diacylglycerol/lipid kinase family protein, whose protein sequence is MFTPDALPRNFAIYGNARAGKGAMRSILQKVCSTFEKQGILYAIFDHDLPPSLSTFTDLLVIGGDGTMNYVANHFGDIIIPISLISSGTGNDFACALQGARLGVEEQLRVAIEGRVRWLDAGICNDRIFVNGVGLGFDGRVVKAMRNGSWFSGGLAYYAKVLPLLFSYKERYLSITTDNGAFNGYYFMIAIANGSSYGGGFQVAPDADMADAMLDVVFIREITLRDRLFNLHKVRRGEHEGVPFISKVRTRGIRISSPAPLDVHLDGEYTKGKDFSIMIAPCKYRFRG
- a CDS encoding LacI family DNA-binding transcriptional regulator — its product is MKERNNTNKITIYDIANALSLSASTVSRALQNNPLINEETREKVQQMATEMGYVPNWIASSLRKKRSNIIGLIVPRTSMYFQSTAISGIQHEAHKYGFSIVIGQSDETVAMEKELVHTFYSLRVDGLLAVSSMFTTNFDHFNPFIKNNIPLVFYDRVPEDFAGYTITGDDFKGGFLATEHLIEQGCKRIAHFSGQLTCNLYQQRLAGYKAALEKYDIPFDESLVYTHNLTLDAAIEASEQMLSGPQLPDGLFSANDMSAVGFIQEARRRNIAVPEQVKVVGYSNDLSSRIISPSLTTVEQSGYRMGEKAIETLVQLINKDEKSRITQHYVFEVELIKRDSTRK